From Candidatus Nitricoxidivorans perseverans, the proteins below share one genomic window:
- the pyk gene encoding pyruvate kinase gives MRRTTKIVATLGPASTDPTAVNRLVAAGIDVVRLNFSHGTVEDHRRRVDNLRLAASAQSRTIGIMADLQGPKIRIGKFAAGKVLLKPGQDFILAARCESGDVGRVGLDYPELVEDVAAGDVLLLDDGRIVMDVDRIEEGEIHCRVRHGGELSNNKGINKQGGGLSAPALTPKDMEDIRIAASINADYVAVSFPKSGGDLRLARELLHEAGSRALVIAKIERVEAIQNLEDILHACDGVMVARGDLAVEVGDAAVPALQKRIIRAAREHNKFVITATQMMESMIHSPVPTRAEVSDVANAVLDGTDAVMLSAETASGEYPVQTVEAMARICVEAEKSAEVALEKDFLDRVFTRIDQSIAMAALFAAHHLKVKAIATLTESGSTALWMSRLHYGVPIYAMTPEIRTRYKVSIFKGVYPLLIRHVGRDRDELLGEAEDELVRSGVVAPGDLIVMTFGEPIGQPGGTNTLRIVKVGERRGTTD, from the coding sequence ATGCGGCGCACCACCAAGATCGTCGCCACCCTCGGACCGGCCTCCACCGATCCGACGGCGGTCAACAGGCTGGTCGCCGCCGGCATCGATGTCGTGCGGCTCAACTTCTCGCACGGCACCGTCGAGGATCACCGGCGGCGGGTGGATAACCTGCGCCTGGCCGCCAGCGCCCAGAGCCGCACCATCGGCATCATGGCCGACCTGCAGGGGCCCAAGATCCGCATCGGAAAATTCGCGGCAGGCAAGGTGCTGCTGAAGCCCGGCCAGGACTTCATCCTCGCGGCCCGCTGCGAATCCGGCGACGTCGGCCGCGTCGGCCTCGATTACCCGGAACTGGTGGAGGACGTCGCCGCAGGCGATGTCCTGCTGCTCGACGACGGCCGCATCGTCATGGACGTCGACCGCATCGAGGAAGGCGAGATCCACTGCCGCGTGCGGCATGGCGGCGAGCTGTCCAACAACAAGGGCATCAACAAGCAGGGCGGCGGCCTCTCGGCGCCGGCGCTGACGCCGAAGGACATGGAAGACATCCGGATCGCGGCGAGCATCAACGCCGACTATGTCGCCGTCTCCTTCCCCAAGTCGGGCGGCGACCTGCGCCTGGCCCGCGAACTCCTGCATGAGGCCGGATCGCGGGCGCTGGTCATCGCGAAGATCGAGCGCGTCGAGGCCATCCAGAACCTGGAGGACATCCTGCACGCCTGCGACGGCGTGATGGTCGCCCGCGGCGACCTGGCCGTCGAAGTCGGCGACGCGGCCGTGCCGGCCCTGCAAAAGAGGATCATCCGCGCCGCCCGTGAACACAACAAGTTCGTCATCACGGCGACGCAGATGATGGAATCCATGATCCACAGCCCGGTGCCCACCCGCGCCGAGGTCTCGGACGTCGCCAACGCCGTGCTCGACGGCACCGACGCCGTCATGCTCTCGGCCGAGACCGCCTCCGGCGAATATCCGGTGCAGACCGTCGAGGCCATGGCGCGCATCTGCGTCGAGGCCGAGAAGTCGGCCGAGGTCGCCCTTGAAAAGGATTTCCTCGACCGGGTGTTCACCCGCATCGACCAGTCCATCGCCATGGCCGCGCTGTTCGCCGCCCACCACCTCAAGGTGAAGGCCATCGCCACCCTGACCGAATCGGGCTCGACGGCGCTGTGGATGTCGCGCCTGCATTACGGCGTTCCCATCTACGCCATGACGCCGGAGATCCGCACCCGCTACAAGGTCAGCATATTCAAAGGCGTGTATCCTCTGCTCATCCGTCATGTCGGCCGCGACCGCGACGAACTGCTGGGCGAGGCCGAGGACGAACTTGTCCGTTCCGGCGTCGTCGCCCCGGGCGACCTCATCGTGATGACCTTCGGCGAGCCCATCGGCCAGCCGGGCGGCACCAACACGCTGAGGATCGTCAAGGTCGGCGAGCGCCGCGGCACCACCGATTAA